One part of the Lycium ferocissimum isolate CSIRO_LF1 chromosome 8, AGI_CSIRO_Lferr_CH_V1, whole genome shotgun sequence genome encodes these proteins:
- the LOC132068651 gene encoding calmodulin-like protein 3 codes for MESEELKRVFHMFDRNGDGRITKKELNDSLEKMGIFMSDSDLAQMINKIDVNGDGYIDIDEFGALYETIMEDRDEEEDIREAFNVFDQNGDGFITVDELKSVLGSLGLKQGRTIDDCRRMIKKVDADGDGMVNFTEFKQMMRSGGFAALG; via the coding sequence ATGGAATCGGAAGAGCTCAAGCGTGTCTTTCATATGTTTGACAGAAATGGTGATGGCAGGATCACAAAGAAGGAGCTGAATGACTCGTTAGAGAAAATGGGGATCTTCATGTCCGATTCAGATCTGGCGCAGATGATCAACAAGATCGACGTGAATGGCGATGGCTACATTGATATTGACGAATTCGGTGCTCTATATGAGACCATAATGGAAGACCGAGACGAGGAGGAAGACATTCGAGAGGCGTTCAATGTGTTCGACCAAAATGGGGACGGATTCATTACCGTAGACGAATTGAAATCCGTCTTGGGATCGCTTGGTCTCAAGCAAGGGCGGACCATTGACGACTGCAGGAGGATGATTAAGAAAGTCGACGCTGACGGAGATGGAATGGTGAATTTTACAGAGTTTAAGCAGATGATGAGAAGCGGTGGATTTGCTGCATTGGGTTAA
- the LOC132066428 gene encoding stemmadenine O-acetyltransferase-like, producing the protein MDIKVEIISKEIIKPSSPSPKSPISHKLSLLDQKAPNCYTTFVLFYHKNSSSNLENIFDSLKVSLTKTLNHMNPLAGRVKDGFTVDCNGQGIDFLRAKVHEDVSNVLKNVKIQVLRKLLPMNPLTRSDDNVLLALQINCFVCGGIAIGVCISHLIADGSSIATFLNTWASICREKNDSINISDNLFVDCTSVFPPKEVHNFSVFQFGKKDQIPPKMAARRFVFDESNILALKTNADCSTSRVEAVLAFVWEAIIAAMQKRNNNNAIKNYVIRIPIDLRRRIQPPLPQQIMGNIIHMAEANWEVSEGALDYKLLVKKVKASIKNVTKHGFDAKHMDDTVSAINKEVGILSSTSLCNFPFHDIDFGWGKPKWASVGAIAPNLVVLMDTSDGKGIEIWLGLVEEDMAIFEKNKEFFKYVSLSRSIF; encoded by the coding sequence ATGGATATCAAAGTTGAGATCATCTCTAAAGAAATAATCAAACCGTCTTCTCCAAGTCCTAAGAGCCCTATCAGCCACAAGCTCTCTCTTTTAGATCAAAAGGCTCCAAATTGTTACACTACTTTCGTTCTCTTCTACCACAAGAACTCAAGCAgtaatttggaaaatattttcgatTCTCTTAAAGTATCCCTCACAAAAACCTTAAATCACATGAACCCACTTgcaggaagagtaaaggatggATTTACAGTAGACTGCAACGGCCAAGGTATTGATTTTTTACGTGCCAAAGTTCATGAAGACGTGTCAAATGTGCTTAAGAACGTGAAAATTCAAGTCCTGAGAAAATTACTACCAATGAATCCATTGACAAGATCAGATGACAATGTCTTGTTGGCACTACAAATAAACTGTTTTGTTTGTGGTGGAATTGCAATAGGTGTCTGTATTAGTCACCTTATAGCTGATGGTTCTTCCATTGCCACCTTCCTCAACACTTGGGCAAGCATTTGTCGTGAGAAAAATGACAGCATTAATATTTCAGACAATTTGTTCGTGGATTGTACTTCCGTTTTTCCACCAAAAGAGGTCCACAATTTTTCGGTGTTTCAGTTTGGGAAAAAAGATCAAATTCCACCAAAAATGGCAGCAAGAAGATTCGTGTTCGATGAGTCCAATATTTTGGCTCTGAAAACAAATGCAGATTGTTCAACTTCTCGAGTAGAGGCTGTGTTAGCCTTTGTATGGGAAGCAATTATTGCCGCTATGCAGAAAAGGAACAATAATAATGCTATCAAAAATTATGTAATTAGAATTCCAATAGACTTGAGGAGAAGAATTCAACCTCCATTACCTCAACAAATCATGGGAAATATCATTCACATGGCAGAGGCAAATTGGGAAGTTTCTGAGGGAGCCTTGGATTATAAGTTATTAGTGAAAAAAGTTAAAGCTTCAATAAAGAATGTTACTAAACATGGTTTTGATGCAAAGCATATGGATGATACAGTAAGTGCAATAAATAAAGAAGTGGGAATACTAAGCTCCACTAGTTTGTGTAATTTCCCTTTTCATGACATTGATTTTGGATGGGGTAAGCCAAAATGGGCATCTGTTGGAGCCATAGCTCCAAATTTGGTTGTTTTAATGGACACTAGTGATGGGAAGGGAATAGAAATATGGCTTGGGTTGGTAGAGGAAGACATGGCCatatttgagaaaaataaagaattctTCAAATATGTTTCACTAAGTCGATCTATTTTCTGA
- the LOC132068650 gene encoding uncharacterized protein LOC132068650 isoform X1 produces the protein MDTFSIDVGEMKTKDNGNVICSLPALPKKKLQDLCRRHGLSPYKTKPNLLNSLVPYIKGADELLFKEMKTKDGGNSVSRLPKKELQDLCRKHGLSPYKTKPNLVNSLITYLKGAESFSFREMKTKESGNSIYSLPKKKLQELCKKYGLSPYKTKPNLVNSLINYFKKADIETSEGNGYNVLDSSGEILFSRFITQCDEKGFNQRLHSPQISFSKNAFTSDIKPMHVPSFEFSVSSEDGINLYVDLNSCPSDSFKRLEKKVCVCHNPQNHKFQSFCQEIQYLGNNRQMTSSFIWKTDSDSRFNSGHAQTVSSASLCGTFDVCHTANTDDASLGFSATTKSRDGSVENLTRPEGKQGSPSSFRNICGVQNMNITDVNTFTGEEIKCVGLNTFQASEKPVAINKTVSVEAYNPENTTEAFDTSLCKSFHASLEKVAISSLADVPGLKHNKIENQNTRLCDVGCLNSERQQSCVSEKLLVLSHLSSETDFAEIEASEMGSHRQLSSYSSSGKDGLRNLVDAAESLRSQLPLACEDSCSIFLDDTPSSADGGARDSYANRSEASEELLKKQEQLSHGGKKRKTHDGKSDNVHQCNDGRILRSATRLQSLPRRSIRLVSKRLVAWNS, from the exons ATGGATACTTTCTCTATCGATGTAGG AGAAATGAAGACGAAGGACAATGGAAATGTTATTTGCAGCCTACCGGCCCTACCCAAGAAAAAGCTTCAGGACTTGTGCAGGAGACACGGGTTATCTCCTTACAAGACAAAACCCAATCTTTTGAATTCTTTGGTACCTTACATCAAG GGTGCAGATGAGCTTTTATTTAAAGAGATGAAGACAAAGGACGGTGGAAATTCCGTTAGCAGGCTACCTAAGAAAGAGCTTCAAGATTTGTGCAGGAAACACGGTTTATCTCCTTATAAGACAAAGCCTAATCTTGTAAACTCTTTGATCACTTACCTCAAG GGAGCAGAGAGTTTTTCCTTTAGAGAGATGAAGACAAAGGAGAGTGGAAATTCCATTTACAGCCTACCCAAGAAAAAGCTTCAAGAATTGTGCAAGAAGTACGGTTTGTCTCCTTATAAGACAAAACCCAATCTCGTGAATTCTTTGATCAATTACTTCAAG AAAGCAGATATAGAAACTTCTGAAGGCAATGGGTACAACGTTCTAGATTCTTCTGGAGAGATATTGTTTTCAAGATTCATCACTCAGTGTGATGAGAAGGGTTTCAATCAAAGACTTCACAGTCCACAAATAAGTTTTTCCAAGAATGCATTTACTTCTGACATAAAGCCAATGCATGTGCCTTCTTTTGAGTTTTCTGTCTCATCAGAAGATGGAATCAACCTTTACGTTGACTTGAATTCATGCCCATCAGACTCTTTTAAAAGATTGGAAAAGAAGGTGTGTGTATGTCACAATCCGCagaatcacaaatttcaaagtTTCTGTCAGGAGATTCAATACCTAGGGAATAACAGACAAATGACAAGTTCATTTATCTGGAAAACAGATTCAGATAGTAGATTTAACAGTGGCCATGCACAAACTGTTTCTTCCGCAAGTTTATGTGGTACTTTTGATGTATGTCATACAGCAAATACAGATGATGCGTCTTTGGGATTTTCAGCAACGACAAAGTCACGTGATGGTTCTGTAGAAAATCTTACACGTCCAGAAGGAAAACAGGGAAGCCCATCATCATTTAGAAACATTTGTGGTGTACAGAACATGAATATCACTGATGTAAATACTTTTACGGGAGAGGAGATCAAATGTGTGGGTCTGAATACCTTTCAAGCTTCAGAAAAACCAGTGGCTATTAATAAAACTGTCAGTGTTGAGGCTTATAACCCAGAAAACACTACAGAGGCCTTCGATACTAGTCTGTGTAAATCTTTTCATGCATCGTTGGAGAAAGTAGCTATCAGTTCCCTTGCAGATGTGCCAGGGCTAAAAcataataaaattgaaaatcagAATACTAGGCTCTGTGATGTAGGTTGTCTCAATTCTGAAAGGCAGCAAAGTTGTGTCTCAGAGAAGCTTCTTGTGCTATCTCATCTCTCTTCGGAAACTGATTTTGCAGAGATAGAAGCTTCAGAAATGGGCAGTCATCGTCAACTTTCATCATATTCTTCTTCTGGAAAAGATGGCCTTAGAAATTTGGTTGATGCAGCAGAGAGCCTCAGAAGTCAACTACCCCTTGCTTGTGAGGATAGCTGCAGCATTTTCCTGGATGACACGCCTTCATCTGCTGATGGAGGG GCAAGGGACAGCTATGCCAACAGATCAGAAGCTTCAGA AGAGCTTTTGAAGAAGCAGGAGCAATTATCCCATGGAGGGAAGAAGAGAAAGACGCATGACGGTAAATCTGATAATGTTCATCAATGTAATGATGGGAGAATTTTGAGAAGTGCAACACGTCTACAAAGTCTTCCTAGAAGATCTATTCGGCTTGTCTCTAAG CGACTGGTGGCATGGAATTCCTAA
- the LOC132068650 gene encoding uncharacterized protein LOC132068650 isoform X2, with protein MKTKDNGNVICSLPALPKKKLQDLCRRHGLSPYKTKPNLLNSLVPYIKGADELLFKEMKTKDGGNSVSRLPKKELQDLCRKHGLSPYKTKPNLVNSLITYLKGAESFSFREMKTKESGNSIYSLPKKKLQELCKKYGLSPYKTKPNLVNSLINYFKKADIETSEGNGYNVLDSSGEILFSRFITQCDEKGFNQRLHSPQISFSKNAFTSDIKPMHVPSFEFSVSSEDGINLYVDLNSCPSDSFKRLEKKVCVCHNPQNHKFQSFCQEIQYLGNNRQMTSSFIWKTDSDSRFNSGHAQTVSSASLCGTFDVCHTANTDDASLGFSATTKSRDGSVENLTRPEGKQGSPSSFRNICGVQNMNITDVNTFTGEEIKCVGLNTFQASEKPVAINKTVSVEAYNPENTTEAFDTSLCKSFHASLEKVAISSLADVPGLKHNKIENQNTRLCDVGCLNSERQQSCVSEKLLVLSHLSSETDFAEIEASEMGSHRQLSSYSSSGKDGLRNLVDAAESLRSQLPLACEDSCSIFLDDTPSSADGGARDSYANRSEASEELLKKQEQLSHGGKKRKTHDGKSDNVHQCNDGRILRSATRLQSLPRRSIRLVSKRLVAWNS; from the exons ATGAAGACGAAGGACAATGGAAATGTTATTTGCAGCCTACCGGCCCTACCCAAGAAAAAGCTTCAGGACTTGTGCAGGAGACACGGGTTATCTCCTTACAAGACAAAACCCAATCTTTTGAATTCTTTGGTACCTTACATCAAG GGTGCAGATGAGCTTTTATTTAAAGAGATGAAGACAAAGGACGGTGGAAATTCCGTTAGCAGGCTACCTAAGAAAGAGCTTCAAGATTTGTGCAGGAAACACGGTTTATCTCCTTATAAGACAAAGCCTAATCTTGTAAACTCTTTGATCACTTACCTCAAG GGAGCAGAGAGTTTTTCCTTTAGAGAGATGAAGACAAAGGAGAGTGGAAATTCCATTTACAGCCTACCCAAGAAAAAGCTTCAAGAATTGTGCAAGAAGTACGGTTTGTCTCCTTATAAGACAAAACCCAATCTCGTGAATTCTTTGATCAATTACTTCAAG AAAGCAGATATAGAAACTTCTGAAGGCAATGGGTACAACGTTCTAGATTCTTCTGGAGAGATATTGTTTTCAAGATTCATCACTCAGTGTGATGAGAAGGGTTTCAATCAAAGACTTCACAGTCCACAAATAAGTTTTTCCAAGAATGCATTTACTTCTGACATAAAGCCAATGCATGTGCCTTCTTTTGAGTTTTCTGTCTCATCAGAAGATGGAATCAACCTTTACGTTGACTTGAATTCATGCCCATCAGACTCTTTTAAAAGATTGGAAAAGAAGGTGTGTGTATGTCACAATCCGCagaatcacaaatttcaaagtTTCTGTCAGGAGATTCAATACCTAGGGAATAACAGACAAATGACAAGTTCATTTATCTGGAAAACAGATTCAGATAGTAGATTTAACAGTGGCCATGCACAAACTGTTTCTTCCGCAAGTTTATGTGGTACTTTTGATGTATGTCATACAGCAAATACAGATGATGCGTCTTTGGGATTTTCAGCAACGACAAAGTCACGTGATGGTTCTGTAGAAAATCTTACACGTCCAGAAGGAAAACAGGGAAGCCCATCATCATTTAGAAACATTTGTGGTGTACAGAACATGAATATCACTGATGTAAATACTTTTACGGGAGAGGAGATCAAATGTGTGGGTCTGAATACCTTTCAAGCTTCAGAAAAACCAGTGGCTATTAATAAAACTGTCAGTGTTGAGGCTTATAACCCAGAAAACACTACAGAGGCCTTCGATACTAGTCTGTGTAAATCTTTTCATGCATCGTTGGAGAAAGTAGCTATCAGTTCCCTTGCAGATGTGCCAGGGCTAAAAcataataaaattgaaaatcagAATACTAGGCTCTGTGATGTAGGTTGTCTCAATTCTGAAAGGCAGCAAAGTTGTGTCTCAGAGAAGCTTCTTGTGCTATCTCATCTCTCTTCGGAAACTGATTTTGCAGAGATAGAAGCTTCAGAAATGGGCAGTCATCGTCAACTTTCATCATATTCTTCTTCTGGAAAAGATGGCCTTAGAAATTTGGTTGATGCAGCAGAGAGCCTCAGAAGTCAACTACCCCTTGCTTGTGAGGATAGCTGCAGCATTTTCCTGGATGACACGCCTTCATCTGCTGATGGAGGG GCAAGGGACAGCTATGCCAACAGATCAGAAGCTTCAGA AGAGCTTTTGAAGAAGCAGGAGCAATTATCCCATGGAGGGAAGAAGAGAAAGACGCATGACGGTAAATCTGATAATGTTCATCAATGTAATGATGGGAGAATTTTGAGAAGTGCAACACGTCTACAAAGTCTTCCTAGAAGATCTATTCGGCTTGTCTCTAAG CGACTGGTGGCATGGAATTCCTAA